The Fibrobacter sp. UWT2 sequence AGGAACATCTGGAACAGATTCTTTCTTACCTTGATTCCAAGGAAGACAAGATCGACGAATACATCGCTACGGTCGATGAATTCAAGGAAGCCTTGGAAGAAGGCTAATTGAGTTGCTAAAGCAAAAAAAAGGCGGGCTAAAGCCCGCTTTTTTTTGTTGAGTAGGAAGAAAAATACTGTCTACTTCCTACTTCTTAATAGCCTTTACGGTTGAGGACTTGGTCTTCACCAAATACATGCCCTGACGGAGGTCGAGACGCAGTGTGCCGTCGGCATTCAGAGCCTGACCCTTGATACCGCTCCACACGAGGTTGCCGTTCAGGTCGAAGACCTTGGCGGGGGCAAAGCGGTCATTGGCCACGAACTTGGGTGCCTTGGTGATACCGCTAGAAGAGCAACCCGTGGCCACAATCTTTGCGATATAGATTCCGGTAGCGTCGCTGTTGAAGTGCAGGGCGGTAGAACCGTTGTCGCCTTCTTTTTCAAGATCCACAGTGGTTTCGCTCCACTTGCCTGCAGCGGCTGTACGGCCATACTGGTAGTCAACCCAGCTGCCACCGTTTGCGGCGCCCACATTCACATAAGCGTTGGAGTTGTCCTGGCTGCGCATGGTAATCACTAGTTCGGTGCAGCTTGCCAGTGCGGCGGCGCCTTCTTCGCTGATGTTCACGAGCTGGCTCTTGTAACCGCAATCGGCCTGGTCGCAACCGGCGAGCGGCACGCTGACATAACCGGTAATGCCGTCGAGTTCGCCGGCTTCGTAGGTGACGGCGCCGAGGTCGTCGTTCATGGCCTGCCAGGTGGAAACGTCGGTGGTCTTGGAGTAGTCGAGAATCACGACGTCTGCAGACGGGGTAATGACCGGTTCTGTGTAGTTCGGGTCGGTGGTTTCGTCTTGGCAGGCGGCGACGGTCGAGGCTGCTGCGGTCTTGGTGAGAACGAGCGTCGTTACCGAGCGTGCAGGGAGCATGTAGCAGCTGGCAATGGTTATGTTCTTGCTCTTGAAACCGTTTTCCTTGGACTGCACGGCGGTTGCGACATTCATGCCGCTGATTGCCGGAGCGTCAAGCTGAATGGCGGTCTTGCCGGTATTGATGACAACCACGGAAACGGAGTCGCCGGAGGGGTTTGCGAAAGCGACCGTCTTGAGGTCATTTTCAGTAGTGGAGGCAGAGATTGCCTTCCAGCCCGGATTCACGAACTTGGAATAGTGACGCATGGCGTGGTATTCAGGGCCGATGACGATTTCGTCCTTCTTGCAGCTGCCCCAGCCTTCGGTGCAAACGCCGATGAGCTGACCGCGGCCTTCGCCCCAGAAGAGTTCCCAAGCGATGTAGCCGCCGAGCTGGCCATCGGTAAAGCCGACCTGCATAATGTGGGCGAGGCCCACCATGTCTTCTTCGCGGGTCTTGTCGAGCATGTTGCAGAACTCGGTCATGATAATGGGTTTGCCCTTGCCGCCGTAGGTGGAGCCGATGGACTTCATGGCCTTGCGGAAGTTTTCGGGAGCGAGGTAGTTATTGCCGGAGTTGTCGTTGCCGTCACCTGCGTGATACAGGTGGTAGGCATAGCCGTCCAGCTTGTTTTCGTCAAGTTCCTTGGCGTACTTTTGGAAGTTGTTATAGCCGATGCCGAGGGGCTCGGGGCCGAGAATCTTCGTGGTGCCCTTCACGGCGTCATAGACCGCATTTAAAGCTTGCTTGTAACCTGCCGCTGTGTCTGTTTCGGTGGGATTGAACAGGGTTTCTTCGTAATCGGCGTTCATGTTCGGTTCATTCTGAATGCTGATGTAGTCGGGTGCGATACCTGCGGCCTTGTATGTTTCGAGACTCTTTTTCCACCAGGCGGCAAAGTCACTGTAGGCGTAAGCACCATAGGCGTCGCCACTGACTTTTTTCAGGGAGTTGTCGGCCGAACTTGAGCCGTCTTTACCGTTCACGCTGCCGCTCGGCTTGA is a genomic window containing:
- a CDS encoding glycoside hydrolase family 30 beta sandwich domain-containing protein; this encodes MMKKLTTAALAAATIASAASITVDPAATKQEIVGFGGGSVYYQSWITALADKNKQALFDTAFTGLNLSLLRVGNWLQADTAKVSQDDIEIVQAAKQRLGNHLKIEMSSWSAPGNLKPSGSVNGKDGSSSADNSLKKVSGDAYGAYAYSDFAAWWKKSLETYKAAGIAPDYISIQNEPNMNADYEETLFNPTETDTAAGYKQALNAVYDAVKGTTKILGPEPLGIGYNNFQKYAKELDENKLDGYAYHLYHAGDGNDNSGNNYLAPENFRKAMKSIGSTYGGKGKPIIMTEFCNMLDKTREEDMVGLAHIMQVGFTDGQLGGYIAWELFWGEGRGQLIGVCTEGWGSCKKDEIVIGPEYHAMRHYSKFVNPGWKAISASTTENDLKTVAFANPSGDSVSVVVINTGKTAIQLDAPAISGMNVATAVQSKENGFKSKNITIASCYMLPARSVTTLVLTKTAAASTVAACQDETTDPNYTEPVITPSADVVILDYSKTTDVSTWQAMNDDLGAVTYEAGELDGITGYVSVPLAGCDQADCGYKSQLVNISEEGAAALASCTELVITMRSQDNSNAYVNVGAANGGSWVDYQYGRTAAAGKWSETTVDLEKEGDNGSTALHFNSDATGIYIAKIVATGCSSSGITKAPKFVANDRFAPAKVFDLNGNLVWSGIKGQALNADGTLRLDLRQGMYLVKTKSSTVKAIKK